Proteins from a single region of Candidatus Rokuibacteriota bacterium:
- a CDS encoding UDP-N-acetylmuramoyl-tripeptide--D-alanyl-D-alanine ligase gives MSMFSVEDVVRGTQGALVGGDLGLRATGISIDSRSLRVGEVFFAIRGWQQDGHAFVRDAAARGAACLVVHSLPDDLPPGVPVVLVDETTRALGRLAAYHRARFTIPVAAVTGSNGKTTTKEMVAAVLETLGPVLKPQFSFNNQWGLPLTLLQLDPQHRAVALELGSNRPGEIAALAEISRPTVGAVTTVSSAHTEFLGSLDGVQAEKEALVAAIPPEGAVVLNADDPRVWAMRAVSRARVLSVSAKEPADVRAVGIPAETEGGLAVTLEIRGARRTARLAFAGRHNVTNALVAAGVGLALGLPLAGIAGGLEAACPAKGRCVWRSAGALKILDDTYNANPASVRAALQTLAAAREAQRLIVVLGDMLELGDIGEEAHRDVGRAVAASGAAEFLGVGRLARFAVQGAREAGLAEVHHAGTFEDTVAFLLKRLAPGDAVLVKGSRGMRMERVVDALLARFGGDDA, from the coding sequence CGCTGGTGGGCGGCGACCTCGGCCTGCGCGCCACCGGCATCTCCATCGACAGCCGGAGCCTGCGCGTCGGCGAGGTGTTCTTCGCCATCCGGGGCTGGCAGCAGGACGGGCATGCCTTCGTCCGGGACGCCGCGGCCCGTGGTGCCGCGTGCCTCGTTGTGCACTCGCTGCCCGATGACCTGCCCCCCGGCGTCCCGGTCGTGCTGGTGGACGAGACGACGCGCGCCCTGGGGCGGCTGGCGGCCTACCACCGCGCCCGCTTCACCATCCCCGTCGCCGCGGTGACCGGCTCCAACGGCAAGACCACCACGAAGGAGATGGTGGCGGCGGTGCTCGAGACCCTCGGCCCCGTGCTCAAGCCCCAGTTCTCCTTCAACAACCAGTGGGGGCTGCCCCTGACGCTGCTCCAGCTGGATCCCCAGCACCGGGCGGTGGCGCTCGAGCTGGGGTCCAACCGTCCTGGGGAGATCGCCGCCCTGGCCGAGATCAGCCGTCCGACGGTGGGCGCGGTGACGACCGTGTCGAGCGCCCACACGGAGTTCCTCGGGTCGCTGGACGGCGTGCAGGCCGAGAAGGAGGCGCTGGTCGCCGCCATCCCGCCCGAGGGTGCGGTGGTGCTCAACGCCGACGACCCGCGCGTGTGGGCCATGCGCGCGGTGAGCCGCGCGCGAGTGCTGAGCGTGAGCGCGAAGGAGCCCGCCGACGTGCGCGCCGTCGGCATTCCGGCGGAGACGGAGGGGGGGCTGGCGGTCACCCTCGAGATCCGCGGCGCGCGCCGGACGGCCCGGCTGGCCTTCGCAGGCCGCCACAACGTCACCAATGCCCTGGTGGCCGCGGGCGTCGGGCTCGCGCTGGGCCTGCCGCTGGCCGGGATCGCGGGTGGACTCGAGGCGGCGTGCCCCGCCAAGGGGCGCTGCGTCTGGCGGAGCGCCGGGGCGCTCAAAATCCTCGACGACACCTACAATGCCAACCCCGCCTCCGTACGCGCGGCGCTTCAGACGCTCGCCGCCGCGCGCGAGGCGCAGCGCCTGATCGTGGTGCTCGGCGACATGCTGGAACTCGGTGACATCGGTGAGGAGGCGCACCGCGACGTGGGGCGCGCGGTGGCCGCCTCCGGCGCGGCCGAGTTCCTCGGGGTCGGCCGCCTGGCGCGCTTCGCGGTGCAGGGCGCGCGGGAGGCGGGACTGGCAGAGGTTCACCACGCCGGCACCTTCGAGGACACGGTGGCGTTCCTGCTCAAGCGGCTCGCCCCGGGCGACGCGGTCCTCGTGAAGGGCTCCCGCGGCATGCGCATGGAGCGGGTGGTGGACGCCCTCCTGGCCCGGTTCGGAGGAGACGATGCCTGA